The DNA sequence CTCCAGCACCCCGGCGAGCACCGGGCCGGCCCGTGAGGACCCGTAGGGCGCGCCCCTGGCGTACGCCCCCCGGTCGGCGGCTGCGGCGCGTACCCGTTCGGCCGTACGCTGTCCGCCGTCCCAGGGCCCGGCGGCGGCCACCGCCCCGGCCGCGGCGAGCAGTCCCACCGCGGTGGAGGCGGCGACGAACCGCCCGGTACCGGACCGCGGCGGCAAGGCGGCAGGCCACCACCGGGCCTGCCGACGGACGCTCCCGGGCATGAGGACCAGCCCCTTTCGCCACCACACACCTGCGTAGGGGACACTTAATCACCAGACGTATGTGTTGATCATGAAGGAGCCACTCGTGGAGTTCGACGTCACCATCGAGATTCCGAAGGGTTCGCGGAACAAGTACGAGGTGGACCACGAGACCGGTCGCATCCGTCTGGACCGCCGTCTCTTCACCTCCACCAGCTACCCCGCCGACTACGGCTTCGTCGAGAACACCCTCGGCGAGGACGGCGACCCGCTGGACGCCCTTGTCATCCTGGACGAGCCCACCTTCCCGGGCTGCCTCATCACCTGCCGCGCCATCGGCATGTTCCGCATGACGGACGAGGCGGGCGGCGACGACAAGCTGCTCTGCGTCCCGGCCAACGACCCGCGCGTCGAGCACCTGCGCGACATCCACCACGTGTCGGAGTTCGACCGCCTGGAGATCCAGCACTTCTTCGAGGTCTACAAGGACCTGGAGCCGGGCAAGTCGGTCGAGGGCGCCGAGTGGGTCGGCCGCGCGGAGGCCGAGGCCGAGATCGAGGCGTCCTACAAGCGCCTGGAGGCCGCGGGCGGCTCCCACCACTGATCCGTGGTGATCTGACGCGCCGGAAGCGCTGATCGCGCCGGTGCGGAACGCGCGGCTCCTGAGGGCCCCGGAAGGGCTCCTCGGAGGCCGCGCGTCCGCGTTTCCGCCTCGTCCCGTCCTCCGCGGTCAGAAGCCGCGCGTCCGCTTCGCCGCGCGCCGCGACGCCGCCCCGCCCGGCACCACCAGGAACATCCGGGCCACCTCCGACCCCAGGTTCACCCCGATGGCGATGGCCAAGGCCAGTGCCGCGGCCTTGGTGAGGCTGGCCATGCCGGTGTCCAGCTCGTTCTTGGCGAAGTTCAGCAGCGCGAAGTACACCGCGCTACCGGGCAGCAGCGGCCCGATGGCCGCCGTGACGTACGGCAGCGCCGACGTGTACTGGTACCGCGCGAGCAGCTGTCCGAAGAGGCCGACCAGCCCGGCGGCGATGGCGGTGGCGGGCACCGGGTCGAGGCCGCCGGTGTCGGCGAGCGCCCCGTAGACCACCCAGGCGACGCCGCCGTTGAGCGTCGCGTACAGCACGGTGTGACGTTCCTGCTGGAGCAGGACGGCGAACGAGAAGGCCAGCAGCATCGCCGCGACGATCTGCACGACGGGCCGTTCCTGACGCTGGAGCGCCGCCTCCGGGTCGAGCGTGGTGCCGCCGATCCGCACACCGCCGTAGAGCACCATCATCACGCCGCAGACGATGCCGACGATCAGGTAGCCCACCTCCAGCAGACGTGCCGAGGCGGTGATGTAGAAGCCGGTCAGGCCGTCCTGGACGCCCGCGACCAGCGCCCGTCCCGGGATCAGGGCGAACAGCCCACCGGTGATCACGGCGGACGCCTGTACATGCACCTGGTCCTGGGCGGTGCTGAGCGCCACGCCCATCGCCGCCGGGGGCATCGCGGCCACCACGAACTGGTAGAACTCCGGCAGCCCGCGCCCCGAGGCGAGCCACGCCAGCCGGTCGCCCAGCATGGCGCCGACCGCCGCCGCGAGGAACACCACGACGCCGCCGCCGACCAGCATGCTCGCCGCGCCGGCGAGCAGCCCGGCGGACAGCGTCAGGCCCCAGCCGGGGTACGGGTGCCGGTTGCGGCGGATCTCGGCGAGACCGCGGTACGCCTCCTCCAGGGTGAGCCCCTGGGTCGTGATGTCGTGGACGAGGCGGAAGACGGCCGAGAGACGGGTGTAGTCCGTGCCACGCCTGCGCACGGTGCGGCTGGCGGTGACGGGATCGTCCACGAGGGACGGCTGGTAGCTGACGGACAGCAGAGTGAACGTCGCGTTGGGCTCGCAGCGGTGCAGCCCGTAGGCGTGCGCGACGCCGTACATCGCCG is a window from the Streptomyces mobaraensis genome containing:
- a CDS encoding inorganic diphosphatase, which gives rise to MEFDVTIEIPKGSRNKYEVDHETGRIRLDRRLFTSTSYPADYGFVENTLGEDGDPLDALVILDEPTFPGCLITCRAIGMFRMTDEAGGDDKLLCVPANDPRVEHLRDIHHVSEFDRLEIQHFFEVYKDLEPGKSVEGAEWVGRAEAEAEIEASYKRLEAAGGSHH
- a CDS encoding threonine/serine exporter family protein yields the protein MVADQQRGGGPPDPGEDRKPQSDEARSAFTPPLGVPLPAPPEDEHPTSEFAVPEGVAEPEDRRPEGSAFSRPASLAYPEITPPLGTPLVSLTKDAPWQDRMRTMVRMPVGERPLPERAVKEEETGPAVPRVLDLTLRIGELLLAGGEGAEDVEAAMYGVAHAYGLHRCEPNATFTLLSVSYQPSLVDDPVTASRTVRRRGTDYTRLSAVFRLVHDITTQGLTLEEAYRGLAEIRRNRHPYPGWGLTLSAGLLAGAASMLVGGGVVVFLAAAVGAMLGDRLAWLASGRGLPEFYQFVVAAMPPAAMGVALSTAQDQVHVQASAVITGGLFALIPGRALVAGVQDGLTGFYITASARLLEVGYLIVGIVCGVMMVLYGGVRIGGTTLDPEAALQRQERPVVQIVAAMLLAFSFAVLLQQERHTVLYATLNGGVAWVVYGALADTGGLDPVPATAIAAGLVGLFGQLLARYQYTSALPYVTAAIGPLLPGSAVYFALLNFAKNELDTGMASLTKAAALALAIAIGVNLGSEVARMFLVVPGGAASRRAAKRTRGF